One segment of Arcanobacterium phocae DNA contains the following:
- a CDS encoding ROK family protein — MTIKIGADIGGTTMAVAQVNDDGQIFDRIEIPSPARESGFAVVRELKQIVSSRWPQATSVGIGAAGVIDAEGNILTASDSFRNWAGFALRAQVQCALEIPVGVENDVNAFLLGETLCGTVAGETDCLGVMLGTGVGGAIMLDGKILHGPRGAAAEIGHMPGFGSLPCTCGGSGHVETTSSGRSIARLYSQATGNKVTSAREVSQAAQQGDQIAVETLVNAGRYVALAIIQTATILDLDSVVVGGGVTRDWEYLSVGFADVIEQNPLVSGTRLVIHKSILGGDAVLIGAARKGAELC, encoded by the coding sequence ATGACTATAAAAATAGGTGCGGATATTGGCGGAACCACCATGGCTGTCGCCCAAGTGAATGACGATGGACAGATTTTTGATCGGATCGAAATTCCGAGTCCAGCCCGTGAATCTGGTTTTGCTGTTGTACGGGAGCTGAAGCAGATTGTCTCATCTCGTTGGCCGCAGGCGACATCTGTAGGAATCGGGGCGGCAGGCGTGATTGATGCCGAAGGTAATATTCTTACTGCCTCCGATTCTTTCCGCAACTGGGCAGGGTTTGCGTTACGTGCGCAAGTACAATGTGCGTTAGAAATCCCGGTAGGTGTAGAAAATGATGTCAATGCATTCTTGTTAGGTGAGACGTTATGCGGGACCGTTGCTGGCGAAACTGACTGTTTAGGAGTCATGTTAGGTACCGGTGTCGGTGGAGCAATTATGCTCGATGGAAAGATCCTTCACGGTCCGCGGGGAGCCGCGGCTGAAATAGGACACATGCCTGGCTTTGGTTCACTTCCGTGTACCTGCGGTGGTAGTGGACATGTGGAGACGACGTCGTCGGGTCGCTCAATTGCTCGGTTATACTCCCAAGCCACTGGCAACAAGGTGACTTCTGCTCGAGAAGTCTCGCAGGCGGCACAACAAGGCGACCAGATCGCCGTCGAGACCCTTGTAAATGCCGGACGATATGTTGCGCTCGCGATTATCCAAACCGCAACTATTCTTGATCTAGATTCGGTTGTGGTTGGTGGCGGGGTAACTCGTGATTGGGAGTATCTCTCCGTCGGTTTTGCCGATGTTATAGAACAAAACCCATTGGTTTCGGGGACGCGGCTAGTTATCCATAAATCTATTCTTGGAGGAGACGCTGTTCTTATTGGTGCAGCGCGGAAGGGAGCCGAGTTGTGCTGA
- a CDS encoding ABC transporter ATP-binding protein, whose protein sequence is MTTEPLLSIDDLNVTIKLRKGQVTPLRGVSLDVMPGETLGIVGESGCGKTMTALSIMGLLPQMGQVSSGKITFKGRVLTALEQKDARRVRGLEIGMIFQDPLTSLNPTMKIGDQVAEPLRVHRGVSKAEGRQAAIDVLRKVGMPRPEAIVNDYPHQLSGGMRQRVMIAMALICQPALLIADEPTTALDVTIQRQILDLLDSLKKEFNTAVILVTHDLGVVAGRADRVAVMYAGKVVEIGATAEIFAHPQHQYTRSLMAALPENTKDTRQELYTIPGMPPSLRETLVGCPFAPRCPRTIEKCHTETPQLVMTAVNGMTHSHSCWNPAGAPLERPTSVRKMRDVASQPIMCSVKDVSKLYPAMGGKLFRRRIGSVHAVSHVSLDVHEGETLGIVGESGCGKSTLGRIISALEPASEGHIVINGRDIAQASRSELKKLRRNVQMMFQDSFAAMDPRMRVDEILTEPLKIQRMGSAAEQQERADTLVGKIGIEQDAMWKYPHEFSGGQLQRIGLARSLMMEPRLIVCDEPVSALDVSVQAQVLNVMRRLQEEHSLTYIFISHDLSVVKYISDRIAVMYLGKIVEIGPAADIVSSPKHPYTQALIEAIPVADPAHKPKEIVHLTGEPASAVNPPEGCRFKNRCPFATELCDTEPLLTDGFHQVACHYPLR, encoded by the coding sequence ATGACTACAGAACCATTGCTATCTATTGATGATCTCAATGTGACAATCAAGCTTCGCAAGGGGCAGGTCACTCCATTGCGCGGCGTGAGCCTCGATGTTATGCCGGGAGAGACACTAGGCATAGTTGGTGAATCGGGCTGTGGCAAGACGATGACCGCGCTGTCCATCATGGGCTTATTGCCGCAGATGGGGCAGGTATCGAGTGGCAAGATTACCTTCAAAGGTCGGGTCCTGACGGCACTGGAGCAAAAGGATGCGCGCCGGGTACGGGGACTGGAAATCGGCATGATTTTCCAGGACCCGCTGACCAGTTTGAATCCGACGATGAAGATCGGGGATCAAGTTGCCGAACCGTTGCGGGTGCATCGCGGAGTATCGAAGGCTGAAGGTCGGCAAGCTGCTATCGATGTGTTACGCAAAGTTGGTATGCCACGTCCGGAAGCAATAGTCAACGATTATCCGCATCAGCTATCTGGAGGTATGCGGCAGCGTGTGATGATCGCGATGGCATTGATTTGCCAGCCAGCGTTGTTGATCGCAGACGAGCCGACGACGGCGTTGGACGTAACGATTCAACGCCAGATACTGGATTTGTTGGATTCGTTGAAGAAGGAATTCAACACCGCAGTTATTTTGGTAACCCACGATTTGGGAGTAGTCGCCGGACGTGCAGACCGGGTTGCAGTGATGTATGCCGGTAAAGTTGTAGAGATTGGTGCGACGGCTGAAATTTTCGCCCATCCACAACACCAATACACGCGGTCATTGATGGCGGCTTTGCCGGAGAATACAAAGGATACTCGGCAAGAGCTATACACAATTCCTGGGATGCCGCCGTCGTTAAGGGAAACGCTGGTAGGGTGCCCGTTCGCGCCCCGGTGTCCTCGCACCATTGAAAAATGCCATACGGAAACCCCGCAGTTAGTGATGACAGCGGTCAACGGGATGACACATTCTCATTCGTGTTGGAATCCGGCGGGTGCCCCACTTGAGCGTCCAACGTCAGTACGGAAAATGCGTGATGTCGCAAGTCAACCTATCATGTGTTCGGTAAAAGACGTATCAAAGCTCTACCCAGCAATGGGTGGCAAATTGTTCCGCCGAAGAATCGGATCTGTCCATGCGGTATCTCATGTTTCTCTGGATGTCCACGAAGGGGAAACTCTTGGAATCGTGGGAGAATCAGGATGTGGCAAGTCAACTTTAGGGCGGATTATTTCAGCTCTTGAGCCGGCCAGCGAGGGACACATTGTGATTAATGGTCGGGATATTGCGCAGGCTTCACGCAGTGAGTTGAAGAAACTCCGGCGCAACGTCCAGATGATGTTCCAGGATTCCTTTGCTGCTATGGATCCACGCATGCGGGTGGATGAAATTTTGACTGAGCCGTTAAAAATACAGCGAATGGGCTCCGCAGCTGAGCAACAAGAGCGCGCCGATACTTTGGTAGGAAAGATTGGAATTGAACAAGATGCCATGTGGAAATATCCGCATGAGTTTTCGGGTGGTCAGCTACAACGTATTGGCTTAGCGCGTTCGCTGATGATGGAGCCACGGCTGATTGTTTGTGATGAGCCGGTGTCAGCTCTTGACGTATCGGTTCAAGCCCAAGTACTGAATGTGATGCGGCGACTGCAAGAAGAGCATTCACTTACCTACATTTTCATCTCTCACGATTTGTCAGTAGTGAAATATATTTCTGACCGAATCGCGGTGATGTACTTGGGTAAAATCGTGGAGATAGGGCCGGCTGCAGACATTGTGAGCTCGCCAAAACATCCTTATACTCAGGCTTTGATCGAAGCAATTCCAGTTGCCGATCCAGCGCATAAACCAAAAGAAATAGTCCATTTGACGGGCGAACCGGCATCGGCAGTTAATCCGCCGGAAGGTTGCCGGTTTAAGAATCGGTGTCCATTCGCTACTGAATTATGTGACACAGAACCGCTCTTGACTGATGGCTTCCACCAAGTTGCTTGCCACTATCCGTTGCGGTGA
- a CDS encoding ABC transporter permease, which yields MSVKKRNSLFRQGAEVFVSNRLAVVGLSILIAFTLFSFVGPYIWVTEQQYSSLSDAYLPISGEHPLGTDGVGFDQVGRLMEGGQTSIIIGLAAGILATTIGTIWGAIAGFVGGWVDSAMMRIVDAMMAVPALFLFILIASVITPNVPLLVLTIGAFAWLNPARLIRGESLALRSREYITAMRGMGGSPMRAVRTHIVRNAIGTVIVNATFQVADAILYVAYLSFLGLGVPPPAANWGGMLSTGMNEVYNGHWWLLYPPGIMIILLVVAFNFVGDGLRDAFEVRLRTR from the coding sequence ATGAGCGTTAAGAAACGCAACAGCTTATTCCGACAAGGAGCTGAGGTCTTTGTTTCGAATCGATTGGCCGTTGTAGGATTGTCAATTCTTATCGCATTTACGCTGTTTTCTTTTGTGGGCCCATATATCTGGGTAACTGAGCAGCAATACTCATCTTTATCGGATGCTTACTTACCGATTTCTGGCGAGCATCCGTTAGGAACTGATGGAGTTGGTTTCGATCAGGTAGGCCGGTTAATGGAAGGTGGCCAAACGTCGATTATTATCGGTTTAGCTGCGGGTATTTTGGCGACGACGATTGGCACAATTTGGGGCGCAATTGCGGGCTTCGTTGGTGGCTGGGTTGATTCAGCAATGATGCGAATCGTGGATGCAATGATGGCAGTTCCAGCATTGTTCCTCTTTATTTTGATTGCGTCTGTCATCACCCCTAATGTTCCATTATTGGTATTAACAATTGGTGCGTTCGCCTGGTTGAATCCGGCTCGTTTAATTCGTGGCGAATCCTTGGCTTTGCGATCTCGCGAATATATTACGGCGATGCGAGGCATGGGTGGTTCTCCGATGCGTGCTGTGCGGACCCACATTGTGCGTAATGCTATTGGAACGGTCATTGTTAATGCGACTTTCCAGGTTGCTGACGCGATTTTATATGTCGCTTACTTATCATTCTTAGGGCTTGGAGTTCCACCGCCGGCAGCCAACTGGGGAGGCATGCTGTCCACCGGTATGAACGAGGTTTACAACGGGCACTGGTGGTTGTTGTATCCGCCCGGAATCATGATCATTTTGCTGGTTGTGGCTTTCAATTTTGTTGGTGACGGTTTGCGTGATGCGTTCGAAGTTCGGCTTCGGACCCGTTAG
- a CDS encoding ABC transporter permease: MVRYITRRLMQSLVVVVLVTIITFTILHMLPGGAARSALGLQATQEQLDAYAHQMGYDRPLYEQYFTYLNQLIHGELGTSFALNMDVSDAIAQRLPKTMLLSFCGLTLAVVIAIPLGMLQAWKRNQWPDYLITAIALLMYSTPLFFMGLLLIVLFSQTWPILPPEAPQGFTVSEMLSQWQGLILPSITLAIVSLAAYTRYIRSSMVDNLEENYIRTARAKGLSESRVVIKHAMRNSLFPVITLLGMSLPALFSGGLVVESLFNYPGMGLMYWQAAQGRDYPILLAVTTIISIATVIGALLADIMYAVADPRVRYGGGDA; the protein is encoded by the coding sequence ATGGTCCGCTACATTACGCGCAGACTCATGCAATCGCTAGTTGTGGTTGTTCTCGTGACGATCATAACCTTCACGATTTTGCATATGTTGCCCGGGGGAGCGGCTCGCTCAGCTTTGGGCCTGCAAGCCACCCAGGAACAGCTAGATGCTTACGCGCATCAAATGGGATATGACCGACCGCTTTACGAGCAGTACTTTACGTACCTCAACCAGCTGATCCACGGTGAATTGGGTACTTCGTTTGCCTTGAATATGGATGTGTCCGACGCTATCGCACAGCGACTACCAAAAACAATGCTTCTCAGCTTTTGTGGTTTAACGTTGGCGGTGGTGATTGCAATTCCGCTTGGAATGCTACAGGCCTGGAAACGTAACCAATGGCCGGACTATCTCATCACAGCTATCGCGTTGCTGATGTACTCCACTCCACTGTTTTTCATGGGTCTGCTCTTGATTGTGCTGTTCTCGCAAACCTGGCCAATTTTGCCACCCGAAGCACCTCAGGGATTTACCGTCTCTGAAATGCTGTCCCAATGGCAAGGGCTGATTTTGCCGTCGATCACGTTAGCGATTGTTTCGTTAGCGGCCTATACACGTTATATTCGTTCATCGATGGTGGACAATCTAGAAGAAAACTATATCCGGACTGCTCGAGCTAAAGGATTGTCTGAATCCCGGGTAGTTATTAAACACGCGATGCGCAACTCCTTATTCCCAGTTATCACTTTGCTTGGAATGTCACTTCCGGCACTATTTTCTGGAGGGCTCGTGGTGGAGTCACTTTTTAACTATCCGGGAATGGGATTGATGTATTGGCAGGCGGCCCAGGGACGTGACTATCCAATCTTGTTGGCCGTAACCACAATTATTTCGATAGCAACTGTGATTGGTGCTCTCTTAGCAGACATCATGTACGCAGTGGCTGATCCGAGAGTGCGCTATGGGGGAGGTGATGCGTGA
- a CDS encoding peptide ABC transporter substrate-binding protein — protein MRSFSRVAKIAAFTSAMLLMASCSGQPTANKPSDGGSAQPTGEIQEGGNVTVALRTPTWILPISAPGKTQGENGIFINMLYKGFFDYKLDADNEFNLDERSLAEEPKVSDDGLTYELKMKPSKWSDGEDITTRDVEFWWNILNANKEEWSGYRKGNFPDNVAEFKIIDDHTVSFTTTEVFNPGWFVDNQLGSVRPLPQHVWGKTSVDGEIGDYDRDVDGAKAIFAMLTEASKDLQSYATNPLWKVVNGPFQLDSFVPNGEVKLVANKQYTGSDKPKLDSVTLRPFTSDDAQFNVLRSGGIDYGYIPAGSINQRSTIESQGYVVEPWAGWSITYMPFNFANPKSGPIFKQKYVRQAMQMLIDQEAIAKTVWAGTATPTCGPVPQKPGAAGSTEGCAYKFDPAGAKKLLESHGWKINAGDVSICEKPGTGDEQCGEGVEKGAQLQFKMISQSGFPATTRMMTEINSRFSEVGIKLEIQEVPDSVAVSQKCAPGEACDWDLSFFGSQSSWYYPVYASGDRLFQTDAPVNLGSYSNPEADKLIEATLRAKDSKALKEYNDFLAEDLPVLWMPNPVAQISAWKKDLYGIGPQDPMLGMFPQDWAHTK, from the coding sequence ATGCGTTCATTCAGCCGTGTAGCTAAAATAGCTGCTTTTACCAGTGCGATGTTGCTGATGGCATCGTGCTCTGGACAACCAACTGCTAACAAACCGTCAGACGGCGGTAGCGCACAGCCCACCGGAGAAATCCAAGAGGGCGGAAACGTCACAGTAGCGTTGCGCACACCTACATGGATATTGCCAATTTCTGCACCTGGAAAAACACAAGGAGAAAATGGCATTTTCATCAACATGCTGTACAAGGGATTCTTCGATTACAAGCTTGACGCAGACAACGAATTCAACCTTGACGAGCGTTCCCTTGCCGAAGAACCAAAGGTATCTGATGATGGTCTAACCTATGAGCTGAAAATGAAGCCATCGAAATGGTCTGATGGGGAAGACATTACCACTCGTGATGTGGAATTCTGGTGGAACATTCTGAACGCGAACAAAGAAGAATGGTCCGGTTATCGCAAGGGAAACTTCCCGGATAACGTTGCTGAATTCAAGATTATTGACGATCACACCGTATCGTTTACAACAACTGAAGTATTCAATCCAGGCTGGTTTGTTGATAATCAGCTAGGTTCAGTTCGCCCGCTGCCACAACACGTGTGGGGTAAAACCTCTGTTGATGGTGAAATTGGCGATTACGATCGTGACGTAGATGGAGCGAAAGCAATTTTCGCCATGCTTACTGAAGCGTCTAAGGATCTGCAATCATATGCAACTAACCCATTGTGGAAAGTTGTTAACGGACCATTCCAGCTAGATTCCTTCGTGCCAAACGGTGAAGTCAAACTGGTTGCCAATAAACAATACACTGGTAGCGATAAGCCAAAGCTTGATTCGGTAACCTTGCGTCCGTTCACATCTGATGATGCCCAGTTTAATGTTCTGCGTTCTGGCGGTATTGACTATGGTTATATCCCAGCTGGATCTATTAATCAACGGTCAACGATTGAATCGCAAGGGTACGTCGTCGAACCTTGGGCGGGATGGTCAATCACCTACATGCCGTTCAACTTCGCCAACCCGAAGTCAGGCCCAATTTTCAAGCAAAAATACGTCCGCCAAGCGATGCAGATGCTAATCGACCAAGAAGCAATCGCTAAAACAGTTTGGGCTGGAACAGCAACCCCGACTTGTGGACCAGTGCCACAAAAGCCAGGGGCAGCTGGATCAACTGAAGGCTGCGCATACAAGTTTGATCCAGCAGGCGCAAAGAAGCTTTTGGAATCGCACGGTTGGAAGATCAATGCCGGCGACGTTTCCATATGTGAAAAGCCAGGTACTGGTGATGAACAATGTGGTGAAGGTGTAGAAAAGGGCGCACAGCTGCAGTTCAAGATGATTTCGCAGTCTGGATTCCCAGCCACAACTCGCATGATGACGGAAATTAACTCCCGCTTCTCGGAGGTTGGCATCAAGCTCGAGATCCAAGAAGTTCCAGATTCGGTAGCAGTTTCGCAAAAGTGTGCACCGGGTGAAGCATGTGATTGGGACTTGTCTTTCTTCGGATCACAATCATCGTGGTACTACCCGGTTTACGCATCAGGAGATCGACTGTTTCAAACGGATGCGCCAGTCAATCTTGGTTCATACTCTAACCCAGAGGCAGACAAGCTGATTGAGGCCACCTTGCGGGCCAAGGACAGCAAAGCATTGAAGGAATACAACGACTTCCTTGCAGAAGATCTACCAGTTTTGTGGATGCCAAATCCAGTAGCGCAAATTTCTGCGTGGAAGAAAGACCTTTACGGAATAGGTCCACAAGATCCAATGCTTGGTATGTTCCCACAAGATTGGGCACATACCAAGTAG
- a CDS encoding ROK family transcriptional regulator codes for METISLNTTVSPRISSTADIHKNDLAVLESLTIGPLSRTDIIKETRLPRSTVHASVRRLLQRNDIEEFTLASSTGGRRAALLRISTLHDIADVVELGSHHARIGIANLSGKILAATDVPLEISDGPERVIPTLYNAWTELHRNNPQIASAKIVGAAVPGPVNSQGHIVAAARMPGWNHIGLVDLLHEATGCPTIIENDARAAAVGEWSRRGETAESSIYIKAGSGIGASWIADGIVFRGYQGFAGELTHTRVQTPQPMICSCGNTGCLETVASGAAMLQHLASIGSPITTVAEIIEATQNGDYTVSPLVRNAGAYIGEALSGLVNFLNPQRIIIGGSLSQTRTLIAGIRSELYQRCLPMATAHLTIDTSLSGQDAPLIGMAVLARQTQTTSHRHSH; via the coding sequence ATGGAAACGATCTCTCTTAATACGACGGTCTCTCCTCGCATATCGTCCACAGCAGATATTCACAAAAACGACCTTGCCGTTCTTGAATCCCTCACTATCGGGCCATTGTCTCGCACCGATATCATCAAGGAAACTAGGCTTCCACGCTCTACCGTTCACGCCAGTGTGCGACGCCTACTTCAGCGAAACGATATCGAGGAATTCACGCTTGCTTCTTCTACTGGTGGTCGACGCGCCGCCCTCCTGCGCATTTCGACACTTCACGACATTGCTGACGTAGTCGAACTAGGATCACACCATGCACGCATCGGAATCGCTAATCTGTCTGGAAAGATTCTTGCAGCAACTGATGTTCCGTTAGAGATCAGTGATGGCCCAGAACGGGTTATTCCAACGCTATATAACGCTTGGACCGAACTCCATCGCAACAATCCACAGATAGCGTCTGCAAAAATCGTTGGCGCGGCGGTACCAGGCCCTGTTAATTCTCAAGGACACATCGTTGCTGCTGCACGTATGCCTGGCTGGAACCACATTGGCCTCGTTGATTTACTCCACGAAGCCACCGGATGCCCAACAATAATAGAAAATGATGCACGTGCTGCCGCCGTCGGCGAATGGTCGCGCCGTGGCGAAACAGCCGAATCTTCGATATACATCAAAGCCGGGTCGGGTATCGGTGCAAGTTGGATTGCTGACGGAATCGTTTTCCGCGGATATCAAGGTTTTGCGGGCGAATTAACCCACACCCGAGTACAAACGCCACAGCCAATGATCTGTTCTTGCGGAAATACTGGATGCCTTGAAACAGTTGCCTCCGGTGCTGCCATGCTCCAGCACCTCGCCAGTATCGGCTCGCCCATCACAACGGTTGCTGAGATTATTGAAGCTACCCAAAACGGTGACTACACAGTTTCACCTCTAGTACGTAATGCTGGTGCCTATATTGGCGAGGCTCTTTCTGGCTTAGTCAATTTCCTTAATCCTCAACGAATTATTATCGGAGGTTCGCTTTCCCAAACACGCACACTCATTGCTGGAATCCGTTCCGAGCTCTACCAACGTTGCCTCCCTATGGCAACCGCACACCTCACCATAGACACTTCACTCTCCGGACAAGATGCTCCCCTCATTGGGATGGCTGTTCTTGCCCGCCAAACCCAAACTACCTCACACCGTCATAGTCATTAA
- a CDS encoding M81 family metallopeptidase, giving the protein MRIAICGIHIESSTFTPYLSVESDFTVRRGEELLQRYPFITGADIPLIDRVPEHLAGREWGVGGRRTWANDVEWVPILHAAALPGGPLDAPTFLAWRREICERLAEAGPLDAIFFDIHGAMSVPGFDDAEGYLIDGIRMAIGSEILVGACMDLHGNVSRKLFSQTDMLTCYRMAPHEDAWVTRERAARTLVERVRSGKGRPKKALVHVPILLPGEKTSTRMQPAARLYDAVAEFADHTDGVIDASFWIGFAWADQPRCCAAFAAYGDDQEILNDGVSRLARSAWDARHEFEFVAPTDEFDVALDKAIKSDARPFFISDSGDNPGAGGADDVTVALAEVLSRAEVINGEVSVILASIFDPVAVMHAAEAGVGAEITVHVGGKVDTREPGPVELTALVENLVDDPEGLLTAVLAVGGLRLIVTTRRNQYTTREQFARLGLDPKKTDIVIVKIGYLEPYLHDIHADWILALTPGGVDQNLVRLGHSHIDRPMFPFDDPEDVSLKVIRD; this is encoded by the coding sequence ATGCGTATTGCTATCTGCGGGATTCATATTGAATCGTCAACATTCACCCCATACCTGTCTGTGGAATCAGATTTCACTGTACGCCGTGGGGAGGAGCTACTACAGCGCTATCCGTTTATCACAGGTGCCGATATTCCACTAATAGACCGCGTGCCAGAGCATCTGGCCGGCCGGGAATGGGGTGTGGGTGGGCGTCGTACTTGGGCGAACGACGTCGAATGGGTGCCAATCTTGCATGCCGCAGCGTTACCGGGTGGCCCGCTTGATGCTCCTACGTTTTTAGCCTGGCGGCGCGAAATCTGCGAGCGGTTAGCAGAGGCTGGCCCACTAGACGCAATTTTCTTCGATATTCACGGCGCGATGAGCGTTCCCGGGTTTGACGACGCCGAAGGGTATCTGATCGATGGGATCCGAATGGCGATAGGATCAGAGATTCTGGTGGGAGCCTGCATGGATCTGCATGGCAATGTTTCACGCAAACTGTTTAGCCAAACTGATATGCTCACCTGCTATCGAATGGCTCCGCATGAGGACGCTTGGGTGACCCGCGAACGCGCAGCACGCACTTTAGTTGAGCGGGTTCGTTCGGGGAAGGGCCGGCCAAAGAAAGCCCTCGTTCATGTCCCGATTTTGTTGCCTGGGGAAAAGACCTCTACACGGATGCAGCCTGCGGCACGGTTGTACGACGCGGTGGCCGAGTTTGCGGACCATACTGATGGTGTTATCGACGCGAGTTTTTGGATTGGTTTTGCATGGGCAGATCAGCCGCGGTGTTGCGCTGCTTTTGCGGCATACGGCGACGACCAGGAGATTCTTAACGACGGCGTATCCCGGCTAGCGCGCTCGGCTTGGGACGCTCGGCACGAGTTTGAGTTTGTGGCACCTACGGACGAATTCGATGTGGCGCTAGATAAGGCAATAAAGTCCGATGCGCGCCCGTTCTTTATTTCTGATTCGGGAGACAACCCAGGGGCTGGCGGAGCCGACGACGTCACCGTTGCACTTGCTGAGGTACTGTCTCGCGCTGAGGTCATCAACGGTGAGGTGTCAGTTATCCTCGCCTCCATTTTCGATCCAGTGGCAGTAATGCATGCGGCTGAGGCCGGCGTCGGCGCGGAGATAACTGTGCACGTTGGTGGAAAGGTTGATACCCGCGAACCCGGGCCAGTTGAGCTGACGGCACTAGTAGAAAATCTGGTGGACGATCCAGAGGGCTTACTGACCGCGGTCTTAGCCGTTGGCGGCTTGCGACTAATTGTCACTACCCGTCGCAATCAATACACGACGCGCGAGCAGTTTGCCCGGTTGGGACTTGACCCGAAGAAAACCGATATCGTGATTGTAAAAATCGGCTACTTGGAACCGTATTTACACGATATCCATGCGGATTGGATTTTAGCTCTCACCCCGGGCGGAGTTGATCAGAACTTGGTGCGCCTTGGCCATTCACATATTGACCGTCCAATGTTCCCATTTGATGACCCAGAGGACGTCTCACTGAAGGTCATTCGCGACTAA
- a CDS encoding CoA-acylating methylmalonate-semialdehyde dehydrogenase: MEIVKHWIDGKLYEGRSNSYADIDNPATGEVIRRVALASQDDLNYAVDVARKAQKKWVATSLARRVEILFKMRQLVLDHQDEIARAIVEEHGKDYSDAIGEIQRGRETLDFACSINTALKGEYSYDVSRGVDIHTIRQPLGVVAGVCPFNFPVMVPMWMHPLALATGNAFILKPATSTPTVSLIIARLYQEAGLPDGLFNVVSGTREVVTQILEHHGIDAISFVGSTPVAHIIQEGGIKHGKRVQALGGANNHAIVLPDADLDFVAQHISAAAFGAAGERCMALPAVITVGGIGEKLALKVKEHAEKIKVGMGLDEGVQMGPVISKNAKERIVKLITDAEKQGAKVVLDGRDIKVSGYENGYFVGPTILTDVTYDMDVYKQEIFGPVLTINDVDTYEEAINVVNAQPFGNGSAIFTNDGGMARRFQLDVEAGMVGVNVPIPTPVAYYSFGGWKESLLGDHHIHGPEGVNFYTRAKAITSRWPSEQTYSATMSFQREE; this comes from the coding sequence ATGGAAATAGTCAAGCATTGGATCGATGGAAAACTCTATGAAGGTCGATCAAATAGCTACGCAGATATAGATAATCCAGCAACTGGTGAGGTAATTCGTCGAGTTGCGCTAGCTTCGCAAGACGACCTTAACTATGCCGTTGATGTGGCACGAAAAGCGCAGAAAAAGTGGGTGGCGACGTCGCTAGCCAGACGCGTTGAAATTCTGTTTAAAATGCGCCAACTGGTGTTGGACCATCAAGATGAAATTGCGCGTGCAATCGTCGAAGAGCATGGTAAAGATTATTCTGATGCCATCGGTGAAATCCAACGTGGCCGGGAAACACTAGACTTTGCGTGCTCAATAAATACCGCACTCAAAGGGGAATATTCGTATGACGTTTCCCGCGGAGTCGATATCCATACAATCCGGCAGCCACTTGGTGTAGTTGCTGGTGTTTGCCCATTCAATTTCCCAGTCATGGTTCCAATGTGGATGCACCCACTAGCACTAGCCACAGGTAATGCCTTTATTCTCAAACCGGCAACCTCAACTCCTACCGTGTCACTGATTATCGCGCGCCTTTATCAAGAAGCTGGCCTTCCTGATGGACTGTTTAATGTGGTTTCTGGAACGCGTGAAGTGGTTACGCAGATCCTTGAGCATCATGGCATTGATGCCATTTCATTCGTCGGCTCAACACCAGTGGCTCACATTATTCAAGAGGGTGGAATCAAGCATGGTAAGCGAGTACAAGCACTTGGTGGGGCAAACAATCACGCAATCGTCTTGCCTGATGCGGATTTAGACTTTGTAGCTCAGCATATTTCAGCTGCCGCATTCGGCGCTGCCGGCGAACGATGCATGGCGCTACCTGCAGTTATTACAGTGGGCGGTATCGGTGAGAAGCTTGCACTGAAAGTTAAAGAACATGCCGAAAAAATTAAGGTCGGTATGGGTCTTGACGAGGGAGTTCAGATGGGCCCAGTCATTAGCAAGAATGCTAAGGAACGGATCGTCAAACTCATCACGGATGCAGAAAAGCAGGGTGCGAAAGTTGTCCTTGATGGGCGTGACATTAAAGTTTCAGGCTATGAAAACGGATACTTTGTTGGTCCGACGATTCTTACTGACGTTACATATGACATGGACGTTTATAAGCAAGAAATTTTCGGTCCGGTACTGACCATTAACGACGTCGATACCTACGAAGAAGCAATTAATGTTGTCAATGCACAGCCATTCGGGAATGGTTCAGCTATTTTTACTAATGATGGTGGGATGGCGCGCCGCTTCCAGCTTGATGTTGAAGCCGGAATGGTTGGAGTAAATGTTCCAATTCCAACTCCAGTGGCATACTATTCCTTCGGTGGATGGAAAGAATCTCTCCTCGGCGATCATCATATTCATGGCCCAGAGGGCGTGAATTTCTATACTAGGGCAAAAGCAATTACCAGCCGCTGGCCATCAGAACAAACATACTCGGCAACTATGTCATTCCAACGCGAAGAATAA